From a single Candidatus Defluviilinea gracilis genomic region:
- the pdxS gene encoding pyridoxal 5'-phosphate synthase lyase subunit PdxS, with product MEVKTGTWTEKKGLAQMLKGGVIMDVVTAEHAKIAEDAGACAVMALERVPADIRADGGVARMSDPELILKIIDSVSIPVMAKCRIGHFVEAQILESLGVDYIDESEVLTPADESNHILKHNFTVPFVCGCRNLGEALRRVGEGAAMIRTKGEAGTGDVVEAVRHARTVLGDIRKLTTMADEELMRYSKEIGAPYELVKETKELGRMPVVNFAAGGVATPADAALMMQLGVDGVFVGSGIFKSGDPAKRANAIVKAVTHYQDASILAEVSKNLGEAMVGRNVSQMPEAEKIAGRGW from the coding sequence ATGGAAGTAAAAACTGGTACGTGGACGGAGAAAAAAGGGCTGGCGCAAATGTTGAAGGGCGGCGTCATCATGGATGTGGTGACGGCGGAACATGCGAAGATCGCGGAGGATGCGGGCGCGTGCGCGGTGATGGCGCTTGAACGTGTGCCTGCTGATATTCGCGCGGACGGCGGCGTGGCGCGTATGAGCGACCCTGAATTGATTTTGAAAATTATCGATTCGGTTTCGATCCCTGTGATGGCGAAGTGCCGCATCGGACATTTTGTCGAAGCGCAGATTCTTGAGTCGCTGGGCGTGGATTACATTGACGAGTCGGAAGTGCTGACGCCCGCCGATGAATCGAATCATATTTTGAAACATAACTTCACTGTGCCGTTCGTGTGCGGATGCCGTAATCTCGGCGAGGCGTTGCGACGCGTGGGTGAAGGCGCGGCGATGATCCGCACGAAAGGTGAAGCAGGGACGGGCGATGTGGTCGAGGCGGTGCGTCACGCGCGGACCGTGTTGGGCGATATTCGCAAGTTGACCACGATGGCTGACGAAGAGTTGATGCGCTATTCAAAAGAGATCGGCGCGCCGTATGAATTGGTGAAAGAGACGAAAGAACTCGGGCGCATGCCCGTTGTCAATTTTGCCGCGGGCGGAGTTGCGACTCCCGCCGATGCCGCGTTGATGATGCAACTCGGCGTGGACGGCGTGTTCGTCGGTTCGGGAATCTTCAAGAGCGGCGATCCCGCGAAGCGCGCGAATGCAATCGTCAAAGCGGTGACGCATTATCAAGACGCGTCCATTCTCGCGGAGGTGAGCAAGAATCTCGGCGAGGCGATGGTCGGGCGTAATGTGTCGCAGATGCCCGAGGCGGAGAAGATCGCGGGGAGGGGTTGGTAA
- the pdxT gene encoding pyridoxal 5'-phosphate synthase glutaminase subunit PdxT — protein MKIGVLALQGDFAEHIVMLKRLNVEASEVRLPEHLKGLDGLIIPGGESTTIGKLAVAYNLMDSLKTFGQRHAIWGTCAGAIFLSKDVSRDQPLLGLMDIKVQRNAFGRQIDSFETDLDIPELKQATGTKEDYHAIFIRAPIIESVSGDAKILASVSDGRIVAAQQGHLLATSFHPELTDDTRFHKYFLTLVD, from the coding sequence ATGAAGATTGGAGTACTTGCCTTACAAGGAGACTTCGCTGAACATATCGTGATGCTCAAGCGCTTGAACGTGGAAGCATCCGAAGTGCGTTTGCCTGAACATCTCAAGGGACTCGACGGGCTCATCATCCCTGGCGGCGAGTCTACGACGATTGGCAAACTCGCCGTCGCGTACAACTTGATGGATTCGTTGAAGACATTCGGTCAACGCCATGCGATCTGGGGAACGTGTGCGGGCGCGATCTTTCTTTCAAAAGATGTGAGCCGCGACCAGCCTCTGCTTGGATTGATGGATATCAAAGTGCAACGCAATGCGTTCGGTCGTCAGATCGATTCGTTTGAAACGGATTTGGATATTCCTGAACTCAAACAAGCCACAGGCACAAAGGAAGATTATCACGCGATCTTCATCCGCGCGCCGATCATCGAGTCGGTGAGCGGGGATGCAAAGATTCTCGCCTCGGTTTCCGACGGGAGGATTGTTGCCGCGCAACAGGGACATCTCCTCGCCACGTCGTTTCACCCCGAACTGACGGACGACACGCGCTTCCATAAATATTTTTTGACACTGGTTGATTGA
- a CDS encoding AAA family ATPase — protein MTQLKITDDLDALLDVLPTNIRHSVEEANNSDLLLEIILDLGRVPSARFVENEVVLSGAELTRAELDHVVERIGTFDADNRAGIERTLHRISAIRNRRGAVVGLTLRVGRAVYGTVDIIQDIIETGKSVLILGRPGVGKTTLLRESARILAENKRVIIVDTSNEIGGDGDVPHPAVGKARRMQVKVPTHQHEVMIEAVENHNPEVIVIDEIGRELEALAARTIAERGVQLIGTAHGQTLDNLLLNPTLSDLVGGIEAVTLSDEEARRRGTQKTVLERRAPPTFDVLIEIQHRDRFAVHTDIMSSVDSLLRDAPLPPEVRMRDAEGKIQIEKSAPPAKPKADVKTPRRGLRSASTAEALPTPQPTPAIGAALQTVRVYAYGVAKNRLQQAAKRLGVPAVVVRDVSEADALVTLRTYYRNRQQTVMEAEQRGMPIYVLRANTVAQVEQFLSDLYNLSAAPTRDNMEDIRHETQQAISAVLNGERWVDLPPGPSLVRRLQHEMARSAELVSHSYGKEPRRHVRIFRE, from the coding sequence ATGACCCAACTCAAAATCACCGACGACCTCGACGCCCTCCTCGACGTGCTTCCCACCAACATCCGTCACTCGGTCGAAGAGGCGAACAACAGCGACCTGCTCCTCGAAATCATCCTCGACCTCGGACGCGTTCCCTCCGCGCGTTTTGTCGAAAATGAAGTCGTGCTTTCGGGCGCCGAACTGACGCGCGCCGAACTCGACCACGTTGTCGAGCGCATCGGCACTTTCGACGCGGACAACCGCGCAGGCATCGAGCGGACTCTCCATCGCATCTCCGCCATCCGCAACCGACGCGGCGCAGTGGTGGGATTAACTCTGCGCGTGGGTCGCGCCGTCTACGGCACAGTGGACATCATTCAAGACATCATCGAGACGGGCAAGTCTGTGCTCATCCTCGGACGACCTGGCGTTGGCAAAACAACTTTGCTTCGCGAGTCGGCGCGCATCCTCGCTGAAAATAAACGCGTCATCATCGTGGACACATCCAACGAGATCGGCGGCGACGGCGATGTGCCTCATCCCGCAGTGGGCAAGGCGCGGCGGATGCAAGTCAAAGTGCCGACGCACCAGCACGAGGTCATGATCGAAGCGGTCGAGAATCACAATCCCGAAGTCATCGTCATTGACGAGATCGGGCGCGAGCTCGAAGCCCTCGCGGCGCGCACCATCGCCGAACGCGGCGTGCAACTCATCGGCACGGCGCACGGTCAAACGCTCGACAATCTGCTCCTCAACCCAACGCTCAGCGATCTCGTCGGCGGCATCGAAGCGGTCACGCTGTCAGACGAGGAAGCGCGTCGAAGGGGCACCCAGAAAACGGTCCTCGAAAGACGCGCTCCGCCCACGTTCGACGTCCTGATCGAGATCCAGCATCGCGATCGTTTTGCGGTCCACACCGACATCATGTCTTCTGTAGATTCGCTGTTGCGCGACGCGCCCCTGCCTCCCGAAGTGCGGATGCGCGATGCCGAGGGAAAAATCCAGATCGAGAAATCTGCGCCGCCCGCAAAGCCTAAGGCGGATGTGAAAACGCCTCGTCGCGGACTTCGGTCTGCTTCAACAGCGGAGGCTTTACCCACGCCTCAGCCGACTCCCGCTATTGGAGCCGCGTTGCAAACCGTTCGCGTGTACGCGTATGGCGTCGCGAAGAATCGACTGCAACAAGCCGCCAAGCGACTCGGCGTGCCAGCCGTCGTCGTGCGCGACGTGAGCGAAGCCGACGCGCTCGTCACCCTGCGGACGTATTATCGCAACCGCCAGCAGACCGTGATGGAAGCCGAGCAACGCGGGATGCCGATCTATGTCCTGCGCGCCAACACCGTGGCGCAAGTGGAGCAGTTCCTCAGCGACCTCTACAACCTGAGCGCCGCGCCCACCCGCGACAACATGGAAGACATCCGCCACGAAACACAACAAGCCATCTCCGCCGTCCTCAACGGCGAACGCTGGGTAGACTTGCCTCCAGGTCCGTCACTCGTCCGCCGCCTCCAACACGAAATGGCGCGCAGCGCTGAGTTGGTCAGTCACTCTTACGGGAAAGAACCGAGGAGGCATGTGAGGATTTTTAGGGAGTGA
- a CDS encoding glycosyltransferase family 39 protein, producing the protein MKKLLHPLLLIIFVSTLIGAGMLRRGHEWGDDWAWYVLQAKSIVDGSLDEFIEISDFTNYQSTTHLGPLAYPWGYPLILVPFYALNGISPMTLKIPGLLFFAGLLVCLYLFARSRLTRTESLIFVSLFAFSPMLLEFLDYILSDIPFLFFSTLTLFLVTQQNESRTRYALIGASIFFTTFLRATGLLLLGCFLMIEFFKLIAQRKDRNVVKRIVLNSFIVCAVFAVLWIANMLLFPGGGESYLSQYKNLTVDLVIGFIGAYFKVYGWFFGESAGWQYLYYFVLAFALLGAWIRRRDELYFIIFFAVWMLVHITYPYWQGPRYIFPLLPIFIYFAFQGMKFAIGKLSDQRQVTAQRVMYGFWIAIAGYFLVTSSITSINNVQTGRKINGPFDPMSVEVYDWVARKTPPDSVLIFYKARVMRLMTDHPSIMINQCDGMLKGDYLILSKKVGKNNQVPPEEIGACDLLLDKELENRRFVIYRIVK; encoded by the coding sequence ATGAAAAAATTGTTGCATCCGCTGTTGCTCATTATTTTTGTTTCGACGTTGATCGGCGCGGGCATGTTGCGGCGCGGGCATGAATGGGGCGACGATTGGGCGTGGTATGTGTTGCAAGCAAAAAGTATTGTGGATGGTTCGTTGGATGAATTTATCGAGATCAGCGATTTCACAAATTATCAATCCACAACGCATCTTGGACCACTCGCCTACCCATGGGGCTACCCATTGATCTTGGTTCCTTTTTACGCGCTGAACGGAATCAGCCCGATGACGTTGAAGATTCCCGGGCTACTTTTTTTTGCGGGATTATTAGTTTGCTTGTATCTCTTTGCAAGATCGCGCCTCACGCGGACCGAAAGCCTGATCTTCGTGTCGTTGTTCGCATTCAGCCCAATGTTGTTGGAATTTCTCGATTACATTCTTTCGGATATTCCATTTCTTTTCTTTTCGACACTGACTTTATTTCTCGTAACACAACAAAACGAATCGCGGACACGCTACGCGCTGATCGGCGCGTCTATCTTCTTCACAACCTTCCTGCGCGCTACGGGACTTCTCCTGCTCGGTTGTTTTTTGATGATCGAGTTTTTCAAATTGATTGCCCAACGCAAAGATCGGAACGTCGTCAAACGAATCGTTTTGAACTCCTTTATTGTTTGCGCAGTGTTCGCCGTATTATGGATTGCGAATATGCTGTTATTTCCCGGCGGAGGCGAGTCTTATCTTTCGCAATATAAAAACCTGACCGTTGATCTCGTCATCGGTTTTATTGGCGCATACTTCAAAGTGTACGGCTGGTTTTTCGGTGAGTCGGCAGGATGGCAATACCTTTACTACTTTGTTTTGGCTTTCGCCCTGCTCGGCGCATGGATTCGGCGCCGCGATGAGTTGTACTTTATCATCTTCTTCGCTGTGTGGATGCTTGTTCACATCACTTATCCCTACTGGCAGGGACCGCGATACATCTTCCCGCTTTTGCCTATCTTCATTTACTTTGCATTTCAGGGGATGAAATTTGCAATCGGAAAACTTTCTGATCAGCGCCAAGTAACCGCTCAGCGCGTGATGTACGGTTTTTGGATCGCAATTGCTGGTTATTTCCTTGTTACATCAAGTATCACCTCCATCAATAATGTGCAAACCGGACGAAAGATCAACGGACCGTTCGACCCAATGAGCGTCGAAGTGTACGACTGGGTGGCAAGAAAAACTCCGCCCGACAGTGTGTTGATCTTCTATAAAGCTCGCGTGATGAGATTAATGACAGATCATCCATCGATCATGATCAATCAATGTGACGGGATGCTGAAAGGCGATTATTTGATCCTCAGTAAGAAGGTTGGCAAGAACAACCAAGTTCCGCCGGAGGAAATTGGCGCATGCGATCTTCTTTTGGACAAGGAATTAGAAAATCGAAGATTTGTGATTTACAGGATCGTGAAATAA
- a CDS encoding DUF4258 domain-containing protein produces MREKIRSRQYVMTLHAEEEMDEDELSIFDVESLILTGKITERQKDSETAEWKYIIEGGTIEGSIACVVGKISVTSMLVIITVYRE; encoded by the coding sequence ATGCGGGAGAAAATCCGTAGCAGGCAGTATGTGATGACCCTGCATGCTGAAGAAGAAATGGATGAAGATGAATTATCTATTTTTGATGTTGAGAGTCTCATTTTGACAGGCAAGATCACCGAAAGACAAAAGGATTCGGAAACAGCCGAATGGAAGTACATCATTGAAGGCGGAACAATTGAAGGAAGCATCGCCTGTGTAGTTGGAAAGATAAGCGTTACATCGATGTTGGTGATCATTACCGTCTATCGTGAGTAG
- a CDS encoding slipin family protein, with protein sequence MKSIVEKKKSRQADPHIPPIAWFLFIVLLTGLIKGIIYLDLIGATDLQITLFTFPMLVLAMYGLFAIKVASQWEKAVVLRLGKFKKLAGPGAFWIVPIVDSIPTWIDHRVMVTPFAAQKTLTKDTVPVDVDAVLFWVVWDAEKAALEVENYRAAVDWAAQTALRDIIGRMMLADILVGRSVIDKELQQVIDERTTPWGVTVQSVEIRDIVIPQDLEDTMSRQAQAERERQARVILGESEKQIAESFAEASKAYADNPTALHLRAMNMLFEGLKEKGALVIVPSSAVDTMNLGGLSGVVSMAQNNLPKENK encoded by the coding sequence ATGAAATCAATAGTTGAAAAGAAAAAATCACGGCAAGCAGATCCGCATATCCCGCCAATCGCATGGTTTCTGTTCATCGTCCTGCTGACAGGATTGATCAAGGGAATAATCTATCTTGATCTCATTGGGGCAACAGACCTGCAAATTACGCTGTTCACGTTTCCGATGCTTGTGCTTGCCATGTATGGGTTATTCGCCATCAAAGTGGCGTCACAATGGGAAAAAGCAGTGGTTTTGCGGCTCGGAAAATTCAAAAAACTCGCCGGACCTGGCGCTTTTTGGATCGTCCCAATCGTTGACTCGATTCCAACGTGGATTGATCATCGCGTGATGGTCACGCCGTTTGCCGCGCAGAAAACACTGACGAAAGATACGGTGCCTGTGGATGTGGACGCGGTACTGTTTTGGGTTGTATGGGATGCCGAGAAAGCCGCGCTCGAAGTGGAAAACTATCGCGCCGCTGTTGACTGGGCGGCACAAACAGCTTTGCGCGACATCATCGGTCGCATGATGCTGGCGGATATTCTCGTGGGACGAAGCGTCATTGATAAAGAACTGCAACAAGTGATTGACGAACGCACCACACCCTGGGGCGTGACCGTGCAGTCGGTTGAGATACGCGACATTGTCATCCCGCAGGATTTGGAAGATACCATGTCGCGGCAAGCGCAGGCGGAGCGTGAGCGTCAAGCCCGCGTGATCCTCGGCGAATCGGAGAAGCAGATCGCCGAATCGTTTGCCGAGGCGTCAAAGGCTTACGCGGATAACCCAACCGCCTTGCACCTCCGCGCGATGAACATGCTCTTTGAAGGCTTGAAAGAAAAAGGCGCGCTGGTGATCGTCCCCAGTTCGGCTGTGGACACGATGAATCTCGGCGGACTCAGCGGCGTCGTCTCGATGGCGCAGAATAACTTGCCGAAGGAAAATAAGTAG
- a CDS encoding dTMP kinase — translation MFITLEGPEGSGKTSHIPYLVEYLREKGHVVFPTREPGGTSIGEQIREVIHDLKNVEMHPRAETLLYQAARAQIVEQVIKPRLADGEIVISDRYYDSTIAYQGYGHQQDLEQVRGLVKYATGGLVPDLTVLLDVDVEEGLRRKKKDDEWNRMDAYTVEFHQRVRAGYLEMVKAEPSRWAVVDAGQKWESVQEGLRRVIVGRLEIDGINRTLTPLNKQEKDELRRIQRKSSKSLKNNEW, via the coding sequence ATGTTCATCACCCTCGAAGGACCCGAAGGCTCAGGCAAGACCTCGCACATCCCGTATCTCGTGGAATACCTCCGCGAGAAAGGACATGTCGTATTCCCCACGCGCGAGCCAGGCGGCACGTCCATTGGCGAGCAGATTCGGGAAGTGATCCATGATCTGAAAAACGTGGAGATGCATCCGCGCGCCGAGACTCTCCTCTACCAAGCCGCGCGCGCCCAAATCGTGGAGCAGGTCATCAAACCGCGTCTCGCCGACGGGGAAATTGTCATCTCCGATCGCTACTACGATTCGACGATTGCCTATCAAGGCTACGGGCATCAACAAGACTTGGAGCAAGTCCGCGGGTTGGTGAAGTACGCGACGGGAGGACTTGTCCCTGATTTGACGGTGTTGCTGGATGTGGATGTGGAAGAAGGACTCAGACGCAAGAAGAAAGACGACGAATGGAATCGCATGGACGCGTACACCGTCGAATTCCACCAACGCGTCCGCGCAGGGTATTTAGAGATGGTGAAAGCGGAGCCAAGTCGCTGGGCGGTGGTGGATGCGGGGCAGAAGTGGGAGTCCGTGCAGGAGGGGTTGAGGAGGGTGATCGTGGGGAGGTTGGAGATAGATGGGATTAATCGTACACTGACACCCCTTAACAAGCAGGAGAAGGATGAACTTCGTAGAATCCAGCGTAAATCATCCAAATCGTTGAAGAATAATGAATGGTAA
- a CDS encoding GntR family transcriptional regulator — MTNKKLTLQIDFRSGLPIYTQIVNQVQAQVASGILKPDDQLPTVRALAEELRVNFNTVARAYRILDEARIISTQQGRGTFITEIPPPKVTERLRRESLEALTQRYIGEALRLGFSKSEVRQMVSDQLKAWSEASKSEE, encoded by the coding sequence ATGACAAACAAAAAACTCACCCTCCAAATAGATTTCCGCTCGGGCTTGCCGATCTACACGCAGATCGTCAATCAGGTGCAGGCGCAAGTAGCCAGCGGAATTCTCAAACCAGACGATCAACTTCCAACCGTGCGCGCGTTGGCGGAAGAACTGCGCGTCAACTTCAACACGGTTGCGCGAGCGTATCGTATTTTGGATGAAGCGAGAATCATATCCACGCAACAAGGACGTGGGACATTCATTACCGAGATCCCGCCGCCGAAAGTGACGGAACGTCTGCGCAGAGAATCGCTCGAGGCGTTGACGCAACGATACATCGGCGAAGCGCTGAGGCTGGGATTCTCGAAGAGCGAGGTCCGCCAAATGGTTAGCGACCAGCTCAAAGCGTGGAGTGAAGCGAGTAAGTCCGAAGAATAA
- a CDS encoding antitoxin — translation MTELKLDKDELELLVSYGQDEWKSAKSVKEQKEKYQAYARATFKKDKRVNIRISSKDLTSLQKRAIREGVPYQTLIASVLHKYASGGLTEK, via the coding sequence ATGACTGAACTAAAACTTGATAAAGACGAACTCGAACTGCTTGTCTCGTATGGGCAGGATGAGTGGAAGTCTGCAAAAAGTGTGAAAGAACAAAAAGAGAAATATCAAGCGTATGCGCGCGCCACATTCAAGAAGGATAAGCGTGTCAACATCCGCATTTCTTCCAAAGACCTGACGAGTTTACAAAAACGCGCCATTCGTGAAGGTGTTCCCTACCAAACATTGATTGCCAGCGTGTTGCATAAATATGCCAGCGGAGGACTGACAGAAAAGTAG
- a CDS encoding YhfC family intramembrane metalloprotease yields MLTAAYVVSFMGMILLPIILWIVFTRKYSLSWKFVLAGGLTFIASQILHIPLVVGLNKFLQNTSLLVTAIVLGLLAGVFEETARYILFKFILKRSRSWKEGVLVGLGHGGTEAILIGLSVALTLVNMIAYKNIDLSTVPSIPPEQLELAKQQVEAFWSAQPFMALLGFFERVFAMCLHVCLSLIVLYGLTKKQAVWFWLALLWHAFVDAVAVYAGQSIGALPTEGLIAIFAAISVWIVFKMRPKFEQINEVGEQEIVAG; encoded by the coding sequence ATGTTGACCGCAGCGTATGTTGTAAGTTTTATGGGGATGATCCTGTTGCCTATCATTTTATGGATCGTCTTCACCCGCAAGTACTCGCTCTCATGGAAGTTCGTACTTGCGGGCGGCTTGACCTTTATCGCCTCGCAGATTTTACACATCCCTCTTGTGGTGGGATTGAACAAGTTCCTACAAAACACATCACTCCTGGTTACCGCCATCGTTCTTGGCCTGCTGGCGGGAGTGTTTGAGGAAACGGCGCGTTATATCCTGTTCAAATTCATTTTGAAGAGATCGCGTTCATGGAAGGAAGGCGTGCTGGTCGGCTTGGGTCACGGTGGGACGGAGGCGATCTTGATCGGCCTTTCTGTCGCATTAACGCTTGTAAACATGATCGCCTATAAAAATATAGATCTGTCCACAGTGCCGAGCATCCCGCCTGAACAACTTGAGTTGGCAAAACAGCAAGTGGAAGCGTTCTGGTCCGCGCAGCCTTTCATGGCATTACTGGGATTCTTCGAACGGGTCTTTGCGATGTGTTTGCACGTATGTTTGTCGTTGATAGTGCTGTATGGGCTTACAAAGAAACAAGCCGTTTGGTTCTGGCTGGCTCTGCTATGGCACGCCTTCGTGGACGCGGTCGCTGTGTATGCGGGTCAATCCATCGGCGCTTTACCAACTGAGGGTCTTATCGCCATCTTTGCCGCGATCAGCGTGTGGATCGTTTTCAAGATGAGACCAAAGTTTGAGCAAATTAACGAAGTCGGCGAACAGGAAATAGTCGCAGGGTAG
- the icd gene encoding NADP-dependent isocitrate dehydrogenase — MAYQNVKVPASGAKISIQNGKLNVPDNPIIPFVEGDGTGRDIWRASSRVFDAAVQKAYGGKRKIHWMEVYAGEKSYKMFQSWLPDETVEAFTEFLVGIKGPLTTPIGGGIRSLNVALRKLLDLYVCLRPVRYFNGVPSPVKTPEKVDMVIFRENTEDIYAGIEFANGTEDNAKFKAILKESFPKEYAKIRFPDSSGIGFKPVSVDGTERLVRAAIDYALLNKRRSINFVHKGNIMKFTEGAFKDWAYDLAKREYRNDVVTERETWIFNNKESKPDLSVEDNAKIVDPGFGMMSPAQQAEIKAEVEDALKLWGTHGDGKWKTKLLLKDSIADVTLQFVLVRPADFDVIATMNLNGDYLSDALAAQVGGIGIAPGANINYVTGHAIFEATHGTAPKYADLDKVNPGSVILSGEMMLRYMGWTEAADLIIKGMEGAILAKTVTFDFARHMSDVKEVKCSEFGDAVIKWMEKTPAKRMESGKSKVTAKKKVVTSSPKGKKSAPKKVVKKKLVKKAAKKKTRK; from the coding sequence ATGGCGTATCAAAACGTAAAAGTCCCCGCGAGTGGGGCAAAGATTTCAATTCAAAATGGGAAGTTAAACGTTCCCGACAATCCGATCATCCCGTTCGTGGAGGGCGACGGCACGGGGCGCGATATTTGGCGCGCATCGTCGCGTGTGTTCGACGCGGCGGTACAAAAAGCATACGGCGGCAAACGCAAAATCCATTGGATGGAAGTGTACGCGGGCGAGAAGTCGTATAAGATGTTCCAGAGTTGGTTGCCCGACGAAACGGTGGAAGCGTTCACCGAATTTTTGGTTGGGATTAAAGGACCGCTCACGACCCCGATTGGAGGCGGCATCCGCTCGTTGAACGTCGCGCTCCGCAAACTGCTCGATCTGTACGTGTGCCTGCGACCTGTGCGATATTTCAACGGCGTGCCTTCGCCTGTGAAGACGCCCGAAAAAGTGGACATGGTCATCTTCCGCGAAAACACGGAGGATATTTACGCAGGCATCGAATTCGCCAACGGCACGGAAGATAATGCAAAGTTCAAGGCGATTCTGAAAGAGTCGTTTCCAAAAGAATATGCCAAGATCCGCTTCCCCGATTCGAGCGGGATCGGATTCAAGCCTGTGTCGGTTGATGGAACAGAGCGACTCGTGCGCGCCGCAATTGATTATGCTTTGCTGAACAAACGTCGCAGTATCAACTTCGTGCACAAAGGCAACATCATGAAGTTCACCGAAGGCGCGTTCAAAGATTGGGCATATGATCTTGCGAAGCGCGAGTATCGCAACGATGTTGTGACCGAACGCGAAACGTGGATCTTCAACAACAAAGAAAGCAAGCCCGATCTTTCAGTGGAAGATAACGCGAAGATCGTTGACCCTGGTTTTGGGATGATGTCGCCCGCGCAACAAGCGGAGATTAAAGCCGAAGTGGAAGACGCGCTGAAGTTGTGGGGCACACACGGCGACGGCAAATGGAAAACAAAACTACTGTTGAAAGATTCGATTGCCGACGTGACGTTGCAGTTCGTGCTTGTACGCCCCGCGGATTTCGATGTGATCGCAACGATGAACTTGAACGGCGATTATCTGTCCGACGCGCTCGCCGCGCAAGTGGGCGGAATCGGAATCGCCCCAGGCGCGAACATCAATTATGTGACAGGTCACGCCATCTTCGAGGCGACACACGGCACCGCGCCGAAATATGCCGACTTGGATAAAGTCAATCCTGGCTCGGTGATTCTCTCTGGCGAGATGATGCTCCGCTATATGGGCTGGACCGAAGCCGCAGACCTCATCATCAAAGGCATGGAAGGCGCGATTTTGGCGAAGACCGTCACGTTCGATTTTGCCCGTCACATGAGCGACGTAAAGGAAGTGAAATGCTCCGAGTTTGGCGATGCGGTGATCAAGTGGATGGAGAAGACGCCAGCGAAGAGAATGGAAAGTGGAAAGTCGAAGGTCACGGCGAAGAAGAAGGTTGTGACATCGTCCCCGAAGGGGAAGAAGTCTGCGCCGAAGAAAGTGGTAAAGAAAAAGTTGGTGAAGAAGGCTGCGAAAAAGAAAACGAGGAAGTAA
- a CDS encoding SdpI family protein produces the protein MSTRTTIFISVALIAIAILAGLLLWSRLPDPMPAHWNAAGEIDGYMSKFWGVFLIPIISIALAGLFLIIPNIDPLKANIAQFRATFNWFIVVFVVYMLYVYALTLFAALGTSFNMTLMLLPAVGLLFIGIGYLMNGAKRNFFIGIRTPWTLSSDTVWDETHKLGSKLFMLGGVVTILCAFLGESGIWIMLVAMLGAAFAPIVYSYVLYQRETKA, from the coding sequence ATGTCAACTCGAACAACCATCTTTATTTCTGTCGCCCTTATCGCCATCGCGATACTGGCGGGACTCCTGCTTTGGAGCCGTCTGCCCGATCCCATGCCTGCGCATTGGAATGCGGCAGGCGAGATTGACGGTTATATGTCCAAATTCTGGGGTGTATTTCTCATACCGATCATCAGCATCGCGCTGGCGGGTTTGTTCCTGATCATCCCAAACATTGACCCGCTCAAGGCAAATATCGCCCAATTCCGCGCCACCTTTAACTGGTTCATCGTGGTCTTTGTGGTGTATATGCTCTACGTCTATGCCCTGACCCTCTTTGCCGCGCTCGGAACCTCTTTCAACATGACGCTCATGCTTTTACCAGCGGTCGGACTGCTCTTCATTGGCATAGGCTATTTGATGAACGGAGCAAAACGCAACTTCTTTATCGGCATCCGCACCCCCTGGACACTCTCAAGCGATACGGTCTGGGATGAAACGCATAAACTCGGCTCCAAACTGTTCATGCTGGGCGGTGTGGTCACCATCCTTTGCGCGTTTCTAGGCGAATCAGGGATATGGATCATGCTGGTCGCCATGCTCGGCGCCGCCTTTGCACCGATCGTCTATTCGTATGTGTTGTATCAGCGAGAAACAAAAGCCTAG
- a CDS encoding type II toxin-antitoxin system MqsA family antitoxin, which yields MICDICGKEGARIRYVTRSYGKGENLLVIENVPVVSCPHCGESYLTAETLHEIERIKTHRKNFAKRRSVAVAEFV from the coding sequence ATGATTTGTGATATTTGTGGAAAGGAAGGCGCTCGCATCCGTTATGTGACGCGCAGTTATGGAAAGGGCGAGAATTTGCTCGTCATTGAAAACGTGCCTGTTGTATCCTGTCCTCATTGTGGAGAAAGTTACCTCACAGCGGAAACATTGCACGAAATCGAGCGAATCAAAACCCATCGCAAGAATTTCGCCAAACGGCGGAGTGTTGCTGTTGCTGAATTTGTCTAA